One Verrucomicrobiia bacterium genomic region harbors:
- a CDS encoding multidrug transporter — protein sequence MSVRWWMSVGVGASLAIGTLPVGWAQESEAAAGREVRSTTATTPLRSGDGSDPVEVAADALVVRPLGLAATAVGAAIWVVALPFSAISGDVDRTGQVLVGGPARFTFRRRLGDFEPGRW from the coding sequence ATGAGCGTGCGCTGGTGGATGAGTGTCGGGGTGGGTGCGAGTCTGGCGATCGGGACGCTGCCGGTGGGATGGGCGCAGGAGTCGGAAGCGGCTGCCGGGCGGGAGGTCAGGTCAACGACGGCGACGACGCCGTTGCGAAGCGGGGACGGGAGCGATCCGGTGGAGGTGGCGGCGGATGCGTTGGTGGTTCGGCCGTTGGGATTGGCGGCGACGGCGGTGGGGGCGGCGATCTGGGTGGTGGCGCTGCCGTTTTCGGCGATCAGCGGGGATGTGGATCGGACGGGGCAGGTTTTGGTCGGGGGGCCGGCTCGATTCACGTTCCGGCGCCGGCTGGGGGATTTCGAGCCAGGGCGGTGGTAG